A section of the Streptomyces xinghaiensis S187 genome encodes:
- a CDS encoding 4'-phosphopantetheinyl transferase family protein, which translates to MNLIEVAPGVWAVAHHGTGLRSADPRDVGASAGMPGWRAEEFLAGRALLRRLLAAVLPSAAGAAVVPGPNGKPVLAGWEWVGINVAHDNGHYAACAAPGHAVGVDVQTPPGELDDALLRRCVRPPYTADLASLEPPDRAREFAWVWTVQEACVKAASTGLAGSPWSIDVPPRSRTGTWRAFRWRSLREQSGTPLSCAWKELP; encoded by the coding sequence ATGAACCTGATCGAGGTGGCCCCCGGCGTGTGGGCGGTGGCGCACCACGGCACCGGGCTGCGGTCGGCCGATCCCCGGGACGTCGGGGCATCGGCCGGCATGCCCGGCTGGCGGGCCGAGGAGTTCCTCGCCGGCCGGGCGCTCCTGCGCCGCCTGCTGGCCGCCGTGCTGCCGTCGGCCGCCGGCGCGGCCGTGGTCCCCGGGCCCAACGGCAAGCCGGTACTGGCCGGCTGGGAATGGGTGGGCATCAACGTGGCGCACGACAACGGCCACTACGCGGCCTGCGCCGCCCCCGGTCACGCGGTGGGCGTCGACGTCCAGACCCCGCCCGGGGAACTCGACGACGCGCTGCTGCGCCGCTGCGTGCGGCCGCCGTACACGGCGGATCTCGCCTCCCTGGAACCACCCGACCGGGCTCGCGAGTTCGCCTGGGTCTGGACGGTGCAGGAGGCGTGCGTGAAGGCCGCGAGCACGGGGCTGGCCGGCAGCCCCTGGTCCATCGACGTCCCGCCCCGGAGCCGCACCGGCACCTGGCGGGCGTTCCGCTGGCGCAGCCTGCGCGAGCAGTCCGGAACCCCCCTGAGCTGTGCGTGGAAGGAGCTGCCATGA